AGAAACTAAATAACCTGATAACTAGAAATGGTAGATTGTTCTAAACACTAAttagaaaccaaaaaaataaaaaaaaagggaagtgaTAACCAATATCTTGctaccaatatatatatatatatatatatatatatatatatagaacatCACAGTATTGACCATTTCCATGTTAAAATTACCTCTCTCACTAGAAGGTCAACTTTAGGATCATGTTATCAGTTTTAGATGGAGTAGATCTCACATGCATTGGCATTCTTCTTCTACCAGTAAATGCAGTAATATGTATGGTAGGTAGGAGCAAAATCAATCCTCCTGAAGACTGGTAGTAAGAAATCAGAATTcagaaatagttttttttttttttttccttttcctttcatttaatgCCTGTTGGTGTTCCAAAAATATCTTCCTGAAGCCTTGGAGGGGAAGATGTACCTTGGATTGGCGCATAGTGTGACTTGTTAGACACACCAGGTCCTATGGAATTTCATCGTCCTTTCCCTTGATTTCTCAGATGTCCTTCGTTTCACCCGAGAAAGATTCATTGAATTAGCAAAAATTTGGAGCGATGGCCGTATCTCTTTGATGAATGTGGCATCGAAGTTCAGTTTGTTCTGAAACGAGGTCAGTCTTAGGAGAGACCATAGCGAATGGTTGAATTTATATCTAATTAATTGAGCGAAGAACTTGCGGccaagtttttgttttttttgtcactTTCTTCTTTCATAATCTTCCACACTAaagtaaatttataaaaaaaaaaaaaaaaaaaaaaaaaactgaactgAATAGTGTGAACTTATAGATTGAACTGTAGACGACAGTGCTTTTATTGGGATTGCTCTTGCCCTGTTCAACCAGGCTGTCACGAGTAGGACTCCGGGCATAACATAATCGAGAGATCCAGAATGTTACGGATCGATTTACAAGTTTTACTCTATGTCTTAATTTCTAAtgtttatataaatatatatacatatcatcTGTTAATACACGACTAACTAATatttgaataaaatatttttcgcCATCAATCCATTCGGAGGATTCGGGATAAAATCTAAGATGACAATGTGCTTAATTATATGACCTAACAACATGGAGAGAAAATAGACTAAAATTACTTGATTACACGACGAAAAGCTAAGATGACAACGTCCTTAATTACACGACTTCCAAGCTAAGGTTGTAGCTTCAACCTTTAGCCAACATCTCTTGTCCAAGTCCCCACACACAAAAGAATAGTTTTTTTCCACCCTAAAATTAATCTTTGGTAATTTTATTGTATGGGGGGAACTTTGTAACAACAAATTTGACTTGAACTACGGTTTATCCTTTCAGCTTCAACCTTTTTTAAGTCTTCCAGGTGGCTCGTATACGAGCGTGAAAATGTTGTCGAACAAGGCAAGAACATCGAAGCGGTTGAAGCTGTAACTTTCAGTACTATTGCATTTTCGAAATGAGTAGAACATACATACATAGGGTACAGAGTGTCTATACATACATGCGCCAGCAATTCACAGTCCAAACCATGATTAATTAGATTTCTACGGTGGTTGTAATGTCATTCTCCAATTTCAAGTTTCTTTGATCGCGAAAGGCTCAATAATTGTTAATAATTATGCATGCCACATTCTGTACGAGTGAATGTGCATGTAATACATCCGAATCATGTGGAAGTTTAGATACATATTTAGCAGCAAAATTTTGACCCTAAACGgttgaaattttagaaagtaaTTAATTTGGCCTCAGGTGTTGATGGCGACTctgatctttctttctttcacctTCTATTCGACGTCAATTAAGTATTTTAGAACCAACGCAGGGAGAGCGCTGCCCATGAAACACCGCCCGAGTACGGGTGGACAAGACTTCAAATCAACTTGACTAAAAGCTGTCGAAATGTCTGGGGATCGAAAAAAAGATTGTGGTGATGAATTAAGGCAAGTGCAAAACGTGGTTGGAGCGAAAAACTCTTGCCAGTTGACTAGCGTATCTGGGCTTCAATTGCACCCCATGAAAGCTACATTTTCAGGCCGGTGAATATGCAGTCTTACGTGACTACTGTAGAGCATCTTGATAAGCATAAAGCTTTGTCGCTTGATTGACTGTGCAGTAAATGCCGTGCTTTAAGGGCCTACCATTTCATTTTGGAAGCATGCACTCATGAAATTGCACATAAATTCACACCAAATGTTGTCGCAATTATTAGAACTTTTAGTTGGCTTCATGGGTTTTCTCTCTACGCAAAGGAATCAAGCAGCTAGGATGCATTACGGTCAGTTCCATTCCACAGTACACTTCCCAGTAGTATTATGTCATTTTTGAGctgttttcttgaaattttccttttataCATCATGCTCAAAAGCTTTATAATCATAGCAACTTCACTTACGGTCTCATCAAATGATCTAGCTTGTTTCCATTTGCGTTACTTTCCTATTTCTTAGTTCGTTTCTTCCGTAGAAGCGAAATCAAATCTTCAGaactcatccattttttaggtTGCTCACAGAGTATAGTTCATCCACGAGAAGAAGCTCTCATCCATTTTTGAGGACATTATCGAAAATTAATCAGAATCGACTGCATACCACTTAAAAGTAAgttttatcttcgaaacgggTTCATTTGtctttcccccccccccctccctttTTCTCCTTATAATAAGTGTGTCATCTGATAGAGAAAGTTCGATGAAGCAGGTTTGCAGGGACACATCCACAGGAAAAAGATAATAGGGGAAGTTTCCAGGTGAGATATATACTATAGAAATGTGCATATATGTCCCGTGGTACACAATAATAACATGCACTCGAGTCTTTCCTCCTACTATCTGTACGGATAAACTGCTACACTGATTTGGCATCACTTCCTCAATGGAGTCTGAACGCCTTCCCATTTGTGCAATGAATCATACAACAGATCTAAACTCTCACTGGCTTATATTATTGGCTTCACGGAAGAAATTCCAAGATGGGATTCCTTGCCTTGTTCATTGTGGCACTGATGCCTGTCCTGAAAACACTTATTGTCACTGCTGTTGGTTTATTCCTTGCCTTAGAGAAGGTGGACATCCTGGGTGCCACTGCAAGGCATCATCTGAACAATGTAAGTGGACTATATATTAGTAGTGTTTTCTACGTCCTAGCATTTATGAAATTTATATACAGAGTCAGTTGCAGTTGGTGATCTTAAAAAGAGGCCGAACAGATTAATATATTTTGTTGAATGATTGGACCAAAACAGCTCGTGTTTTTCGTCTTCACTCCTGCTCTAGTTTCAAGCAACCTGGCAGAAACTATAACAATGAGCAGCCTAATTAAGTTGTATGTCGATCTCATCAAGTCtttgaattttctttccttgaaagAGACTTGGGTTGTAACACTCAGATTTTGGTTGGTTTCTAACTGTTTGCAAATGGCATTTATGTTTTTTATGTGCAGATGGTTCATGCCGGTGAACATTCTTCTCACCTTTCTTATTGGTTCGGCACTGGGTTGGGTGCTTGTTAAAGTCTTAAGAACTCCTCAACATCTACATGGCCTAGTCATTGGTTGCTGTGCAGCAGGTTATAAAACTCATAATTCTGAAGTTCTACTataatttttcattattttggaACTCAGACCGGAGAGTAGCTCAGCCAAGGTCAGGGATTGGGGGCTAGATTGATattggggataattttagaaacctcccttgaggtttttgataatttcaaTAGTCTCCcctaaaatttgtaaaattacacatacctcccccAAAGTTAAGTTAAGGTTTTGATAACAAAGTTAGTCCAATTAGAAaaaattacattaaaaaaaatactttaaagagaaagatgaaacttttattttataaatacCCCTCATGCATGTATATAAGTCATATTAGTAagagaataaaaataattaaaagttaggAATAATTAATACACACATTTGATCACTCGAAAAGTtcacatttaataaattagacaatacaaataagcaacaaaactacactaattATTACAAAATTCAGTAAAACAGACTAGTCATCTCTTTTAATTTGATGTTTGCTATGATTCTTGTGACAAAACTTATGTGTAAATAAATGCTTTTACCACCTCTCTGAACTCACCAAATGCAGGGAACTTGGGGAACTTGCTTCTCATTATCATTCCAGCTGTTTGTGAGGAAAATGACAGCCCATTTGGAGATTCATCAACATGTTCTACTAATGGAGAAGCTTATGCATCCCTCTCTATGGCGGTAATTCTGTCCCGCTTTTCAGTACAATGACAACTTTGCAAACACCATTAGTTcctagatatatatatatatcccagcaatctttttttttaaaaaaaaaatttcttaaccTCCTTTTTATGCCACATATATCAACCCCATCTCATGAACACTACAGTACGACTGTATTCAAATTAAACTCTTCTGGAAAACACAGTCCAAAAGTAGATGTTTCTTATGTCTATCTTGTCCataccatttatttatttctctttGGCTGAATAGATAGGGGCTGTATTCATCTGGACGTATGTTTATAACATCGTACGGGCATATGGGATTCGAAGTACAGGTTCCACAATTAACAGAACAAATTCTGCCAACGGTGGAGAGATAGTGACAGAAAGCAGCTTGGAAGAATCATTGTTATCAAAGGATATTGAGACTGATCATTCTCATGATACACCGCAGCCCATTGACAGTATTGAAAATGATGAGAAGGTTGATCTCCTTTTCTCATCTTCCATGCATGGTACCAATTTTTCTGCCTCCTCTTGCACTAGAGTAAGTTGTCACCTCACCGAAGTGTTTGGGTGGTTCTAATATTTTCTTATCTACTCCGTTTATTTCTGAATCATAGAGagagcaaaaataaaataaaataaaaataaatgctcCCATTTTGTAGATTTCAGAAAATATGGTAGGTTTTTCTTTTGGGGAAAGCTCTAAGTTATTGTTCCTAATAaccaaaaaaattcaattatgaCAGCAAGTTTAAAAGCTTCCTTTTCcggagaattacaaaaaaaagtaTATGTACTTTGACATCACAGTGTGGATCAACAATTCAGATTAATTTAGCCGGGATAACAACCACTCAAGTATAGATGTgaaaattaagggaaaaaatCGCGTGAAAATTCGGTATTTTAGGTTTAATATGACCTCTACTgcattgttaatttattttctaagcttttagaaatcatagaggTGCCAATTTAGAATCTATTTCTTCCTCTCACTCGTCCCTCTTATTTACTCAAACTGTTTCTTCTAGGTACCGATGCGAAAGAAAATTAAGCAGCAGCtgaaaatttgggcagaaaGGATGAACCTAAAAATGATGTTTGCGCCGTCCACCATTGCCACGGTATGATCATACCATCTATACTTTGTACGAATCAGGAATTTCATCtaattctttttaaaaaatggaACACCCCAGAAATTCAATTGAATCTAAAAGGGTCAAGGGAATCGTGAAGCACGTTCGAACAACAAATGAGCTAGCTATGAAACATGTTCTCTATATTTTCCAGGCCTAGTAGTACTAGAGCATGGTAGTCCATTTTTTCCTTGTGGGATTTCTATAGCCAACTGTCGTGTTGTAGTTGGAAGTCATTGGCCGACTTATCTATGATTTCAATTGAAGTGTGAAAGTAATGTTGAATAGATAGTTGGGCTTGCGATTGGCGCCACCTCTCCCTTGCGAAAGCTACTCATTGGTGACTCTGCTCCTCTTCGGGTCATAGACACCTCTACATCTATGATAGGGTAAGATCTTGAAATGGGCTCCGATTTTGCCAGAAATGATTGCGTAATCTTTGTTAATTCTTACCGTGCAAGTAGATTATCATGTTGCaaaccaatgttttgaaaattggATCGAATCGATCGATTTGACCAATTAAACTGCAAACCAGTCGTGTCTTCAATTCAGTTCAATagttaattgaaaattttaattgaaTCGGTCCAATCCGATCAAGAACCAGTTAGACTAGTACAAATCGGAAAGTTCAACTAGAgttcactaattttttttttttaatttttttagagAATATTTCAacattattcaaaatttttaatgctAATATAAATAAAACTGATTAAACTTTTGAACCGAAATCGAACCAGTAAACCTCTTCTTGTGTACTCGATCTCCTCTCCGGTCCGGGTTTAACACCATTGATTGTAACCAAGCATGACCAATCCCATTTATATATCTCAAATTCGAGATAGCTTAACTGAAAAGCTGTCTTGGTTGCTttcaaccccccccccccccaaaaaaaaaaaaaaaaaaagtgtgtcaTGGCCAGCGTGTAAATCGTAaattcagtttttctttttccttttttcaatcACTAACCAAACATTTCAAACTATTTTCACAGGAATTTGAATTCTGATGACCATAGTAGCATTAACAAACGAACTTCATTAATGCGATTGAATCACATgctgttttttattttacacaACTTTCCTCCTAAACCAAGACTACAAGGCTATGTGTATATGGATGTTTTTTTCTCGATTATTTTCTCAGTGCTATGTGATTACTGCAACAGAGATGCATCAATACCGGCCATGACATTGATAGTCGGAGCAAATCTCCTCAAGGGTAATCTTAAAATCCTTTAAACATCTGTCCTGCTATTttcaatctttccttttggatTCAAGGTTACACTTTTTCTAGGGAGATGTTATAGGCACTTCTTAGAAAACCTTTTGTCACTCCATCCTCCCTTTATAGTATAAAGGGAGGAGGATGGAACGCTAGAGGACTTTTAAGGAGTGCTgatatcatttttctttttctaaccatGGTTTACTTTATAATTCTGTGACAGGTCTTCAAAGATCTGAAGTCGGGTTGGGGATCATAATAGGGGTCCAAGTGGTCCGTTATATCGCAATGCCTCTCTTGGGCATTCTTGTTGTTAAAGCTGCAGTTCATTTTGGACTGGTGGGATCAGATTCATTATATCAGTTTGTTCTTCTGCTGCAATATGCACTACCAACTGCAATGAGCATGGGTATTGTTCAGTGAGAATCTCTAAATTTTATATTACTACTCTAAACTAGTATACTTCTTATGCGGCAGATATTAGGTGAATTTTTGCAAGGAAATGAAACTTTCAAGATATTGAACTACTCTACCAGACGTGGCCTAATCTTCCATTAATGTTAATTGTTTGTAGGTACCATAACGCAGTTATTTGAAGTTGGGGAAAGGGACTGTTCGGTTATTATGCTGTGGAATTATGCAGTGGCAGCACTGGCTCTTACTCTCTGGTCAACATACTACTTGTGGTCTGTGTCTTGAAGTTCCTAATCTTCATTTTTTGTGTACGTGCCATGCAAATTATTCCAaacaaaatggaagcaagattCATACTACGTTTGTGGAAACTCATCCAACTTATGCaagagggttttttttttcgtttttttttatgggTAAATCCTTTTGGATTGCTAAGATTCTGAAGTTGAAAGTCTTGATATGTACAAACGAAACAGCATACAGATGTATCTATGCATATACAAAATATcttataaattcaaatttttattgcaATAATCATTGAATATTGTTATGTTGTTAATTCAGACATCTTCTATTGCAGAAAAACGAGAAAAGACTATCTCTGTTTACATTAATTTGGGTGAAAATTGATactttaacccaaaaaaaaaaaaaaaaaaccaattgaACTGCTATTTTTAAGGTTTTGAGTTCTCAGTTGTCCATTCTAACAACGCATGTATCTTTTCCTTGACACAATAGCTGTTTAAATTCCACATCAATGCAGAAGGAAACCTGTCTTAACATTGccaatgaatttaaaaaatatgcAATGCATCATGTGACAGATTAAAATTCGCTTGTAAATACAGTAGAAACTAGTGCACgttgctgatatttttgaaagaaattaaaagagaaGGTGAAttaacaaaaagtaaaaaaaattgtaccaatATAGTTAAAATTTAAGATTTGTCTAGCAATAGTTTAAAGTATGATAAAATGTGTACATCTTTCAAGAATTACGTTTTTACGAAAGATGAATCTTGAAGtaataatagaaatttatatagaaaatgaatgatatatggatagaaatgaatgtaatcacatgttttattttatttcaaaataaaatacttataaatattatgcattcgatttgataatcttgtacGAAAGTTCAAATTGGTGGTTTAATTGACTCTATTGAATTATGTGAAGTTCCTACTATAAAAGAATGTTCGGTGAGACTTGTATTTCTTGGAAGCGAATTTGTCGAACCTCTTGAAATATTTCAGTGAAATTACTTGGATGTAGACTTTGTTTTGTGATAAGTTGTTTTCTCCTTTGCAATATTGCAAATTTGGAATTGAGGCACTACTGAAATCAATGACGGAGCTGGGGGTATGATGGTGGTCATAGCCccctaaattttgaaaattttaattcatagtgtataaatatatgtataaaacAAAGTTGACACCTTCTCCcttaattttttacaattttaatttatattatgaGAATTTCATCTTTGAACTAATTTTTTTCTCCAAACAAaggttatttattttttacataCCTTTggaattaaagttaatatttgaaatttttagatgtcatatatttaaatagatgaaaattattttaaacataacatattaagataattttgttagaaaaaattttggctTCCAAGCAAAAAATTTTGACTCCATCGCTGATCGAAATGTTTCAAGATGGGATTCGTCTGTAACGAGAGTATGATACATAGTCTTTTTTTTCACTGTATTTGATTTTTACTGATGACAAATGACATTGAGTTAATGATCGTCAATTTTGTGAATAATTATGAGTGTAAAATACGTTATGATAATAAGATACGTAAAATTGTGCGAATTGTAATTCAATCGGGCTCCTAAATTTTGGATATGTGATTGTTGTATAGTGAGTTTCTTAAATCATCAGttaattattattactattagtCATGTGGTAAGTGTAGATGTGATTTGTGATTTGCACATAGGTGATTATTATGTGTTAGCTAAAATTTTAAAGTATTGATTTTGTGGGATTAGTGGATTACGTAAATTGAGAAGTGGGAATGGATAAGGAGAAATGATAAGAAttataaaattgaaataaatctaaaattatatttaaaaaGGATTCAAATTTCTGACGCTTATGAAGGCTTCTCGTAAAAACCCTGCCATctaatacatatagatatagatatcaCCTAATGGCTAATAGCCAAACaaccaaaagcaaaaaaaaaaaaaaaaaaaaaaaaaaaaaaaaagaaaagttaataAAGTTCAAGAAACAAAATAATAGTGCATTTAAACATTAAGAAGCATGCCTAAAATGTACATGTAGCCTGGGAAGTTTTTATCCTTACACTAAAAATCTATTATTGGACATTATTactatttgaatttgaaatctaaattttatatatatatgtacatatatcTATATATCATACATTCAATTGTAATAATATTTACACTATTaatgtataaaagattaatttgaaaggaaaaaatcaGACTACTTGTAGTAGACTTCGCTTTAGAgatataattataaaaaaaatggagaaggatgcctcagttttttttttttttttccctttggcACAAACAAATGTTCCTCGATTAAAACATTATTGCCGCGTGAAATATGCAATAATTGTACCCCTGTCATAAATCGATATCCTGGTACACTCCGGATGGCTGGAACATATTACTTGGGATAGACGAAATATTAGCTTATGGCAATCCAACCTATTGAGATGGATGTATGGCAATTGCACTTTAAATGGGTTTGGATGGCAAAGAAATTGGATCAACAAGCGGCACGGCATAGACACGCAAAACCGAAAATTTCAGGCTGGGGGGCCTCCATAGTCCATGGCCGAGTATGGGCAAAAACTATTCAAGATACCCCACAATGTGAGCTATGAATAAACATGAATGAGACGAAATGGGGATGGGGCTGGTGGGTTCTTTTCTTTGGATTGCCCACAAAACCCAATTGCTCAGCGACGTAACTGTATGGCCATACCACCAGAAAAGCTCGTAATTGTAGCTTTCGCCAGTCCCCCCATTTTGGACTATTCTATATATTCGAATTTAGCGTTGGTACACCACACTCTCTCCTACTTGTGGCCGTTAAAGAATCAAGCAGTCCATCAAATAAAGTGACAAACGAGTTGTCTCCATTCCGTGGAAAAGGCGAATATGCCCCATgcaatttttttcccctttggaTGCTGCTAATCCAAACATGTTGCCTTACTGATGCTACTTAAtcactgttttctttttttggggttccCTTTAACGCTACTGaatcccttttccttttcttgcatgCTACTTAATCCCAACAAGTGCATTTTGGTTTCCCGGTTTCTGTTGAAATCAGTCTTGGTAGCAGAACTTTGAGTTCTAGTCAAGTCTTACACAAAATAAACAAGCCACAGAGGAACTATTCGGCAGCTGggtaaaatgcattttcttgcTCTTTTTTCAGAACTCTGACGTTTATACTTGTTTTAGTAGTATTATAGTACTCTGTTTTATCAGTGTTTGATATATCGGATTGCTTGACGCTACTCTATTTATTAAGTTAATTATAAAAGTAGTTCTCCAAGTTGGAGAAGGGACAAATGGAAGTGTCATGTGTCTTTACgtatctgtttttttttccttatttattGTTTTCAGACGCCAACAAGCCAAGTTGAAATTGAATTTGCTTGTGTCAAATTCTCTTACATACTTGATTATTATTTGGCTGCTGGAATGCACTCACTTTCCAACACAAACTAAGGATATCCGTATTTTGTGCAAAAGTTAGACCATGGAACATTATTAGGGGGAACTTATTAAGCTAGAGATTTAAGCACCATTATGATGGTTTAAATTATGTGAGATTTGGTCCAACTTGTCAAGCAGCCATTACCTGTATCATGCCTACAAAAGGTTATGGATGTCTTGACTTTGATGGAGGAAACATGGGATTTACTTATCCAGCAGGCCAAGGAGCGTCTATATATTGTCCTATAATATACTATTTAGTCGTAATGAGTTCTGCTGAGGAAGGAAGTTTGTAGAGGAATTAACTAGAAATAattcctctttctcctttttgttttgttttcctgtAGGAGTTTGGAGTACTTGAAGTTTTCTAGCAGCTTCCGTATATCATAATGGGGTTGCTAGATTTATACATGGTTGCTTCTGTGCCGGTTATGAAAGTACTCTTAATTTGCGGACTCGGCTCTTTTCTTGCTTTAGATCATATAGACATCTTGGGAGAGAGTGCAAGGAAGCAGATAAATAATGTAAGCATCAACTTTAGCTTTATCATTCTTCTTGAACAATCATCAGTAACTTTTTCCAATTTAACGGAGTTGTTTAATTTGTGTAACCAGGTTGTATTTTTCGTATTCAATCCAGCACTTGTCTCCAGCAACCTGGCTCAAACAATTACCTTGGAGAACATCGTATCATTGTGAGTACTTCTGAAATCACTTATTTCAAcataatttaattaattttgcTCTTTGAACGTAATGTGATGTGGTTTAAAGGAGATTTGTTTTGTTTAGTGCTGATTTTCAGAGCCTTTCAGCTTTAGGCTAGATTTAACTTTAGATGGATGTATTTAGGTGGTTCATGCCGGTCAACATCTTGCTGACTTTTATTCTTGGCTTATTTTTTGGATGGGTACTTGGCAAAATAACTAAAGCTCCTCAGCATCTGAAAGGCCTCGTAATAGGTTCATGCGCAGCAGGTTAGTGCTAAGTGTTTTCTCATTTCTGCAACTTGATGACTTCCTGTACATCTGCTTAGATACAATTAAGAAGGCCTGATAGGTTTAACTAAAGCGTGCAGGTGAAGTGTATTGGGAGGGTGAAGTGGCACTTTTTGTCTATCAAATATCGTCCCTAAAACATCATTTTCCCCCCTCAAAACAGCGACACTGTTTAAAAGGAGAAAGGTGCCAGAGAGAAATCATATATGAATTGCAGTTTGTCTGCAAAATGAGGAATGTATCTTGTT
The genomic region above belongs to Coffea arabica cultivar ET-39 chromosome 7c, Coffea Arabica ET-39 HiFi, whole genome shotgun sequence and contains:
- the LOC113700020 gene encoding protein PIN-LIKES 3 isoform X1, with translation MGFLALFIVALMPVLKTLIVTAVGLFLALEKVDILGATARHHLNNLVFFVFTPALVSSNLAETITMSSLIKLWFMPVNILLTFLIGSALGWVLVKVLRTPQHLHGLVIGCCAAGNLGNLLLIIIPAVCEENDSPFGDSSTCSTNGEAYASLSMAIGAVFIWTYVYNIVRAYGIRSTGSTINRTNSANGGEIVTESSLEESLLSKDIETDHSHDTPQPIDSIENDEKVDLLFSSSMHGTNFSASSCTRVPMRKKIKQQLKIWAERMNLKMMFAPSTIATIVGLAIGATSPLRKLLIGDSAPLRVIDTSTSMIGDASIPAMTLIVGANLLKGLQRSEVGLGIIIGVQVVRYIAMPLLGILVVKAAVHFGLVGSDSLYQFVLLLQYALPTAMSMGTITQLFEVGERDCSVIMLWNYAVAALALTLWSTYYLWSVS
- the LOC113700020 gene encoding protein PIN-LIKES 3 isoform X2, translated to MGFLALFIVALMPVLKTLIVTAVGLFLALEKVDILGATARHHLNNLVFFVFTPALVSSNLAETITMSSLIKLWFMPVNILLTFLIGSALGWVLVKVLRTPQHLHGLVIGCCAAGNLGNLLLIIIPAVCEENDSPFGDSSTCSTNGEAYASLSMAIGAVFIWTYVYNIVRAYGIRSTGSTINRTNSANGGEIVTESSLEESLLSKDIETDHSHDTPQPIDSIENDEKVPMRKKIKQQLKIWAERMNLKMMFAPSTIATIVGLAIGATSPLRKLLIGDSAPLRVIDTSTSMIGDASIPAMTLIVGANLLKGLQRSEVGLGIIIGVQVVRYIAMPLLGILVVKAAVHFGLVGSDSLYQFVLLLQYALPTAMSMGTITQLFEVGERDCSVIMLWNYAVAALALTLWSTYYLWSVS
- the LOC113700020 gene encoding protein PIN-LIKES 3 isoform X3 produces the protein MPVNILLTFLIGSALGWVLVKVLRTPQHLHGLVIGCCAAGNLGNLLLIIIPAVCEENDSPFGDSSTCSTNGEAYASLSMAIGAVFIWTYVYNIVRAYGIRSTGSTINRTNSANGGEIVTESSLEESLLSKDIETDHSHDTPQPIDSIENDEKVDLLFSSSMHGTNFSASSCTRVPMRKKIKQQLKIWAERMNLKMMFAPSTIATIVGLAIGATSPLRKLLIGDSAPLRVIDTSTSMIGDASIPAMTLIVGANLLKGLQRSEVGLGIIIGVQVVRYIAMPLLGILVVKAAVHFGLVGSDSLYQFVLLLQYALPTAMSMGTITQLFEVGERDCSVIMLWNYAVAALALTLWSTYYLWSVS